The Breoghania sp. genome has a segment encoding these proteins:
- a CDS encoding sugar kinase, producing MEALFIGQAYIDITFLTDELPTGDEKTIAQDYAVSFGGNAVTAAFCCARLGHKPDLICSQANDWLAHMFSDMAGKYGIELHGRKVRESSLSFIMPKGSKRAIVRCRDDNFLHPFPLLNLDGCRALHIDGHLPDAALHYAKTCREAGILTSIDGGAVRPNTDEVLRYIDVAIVSERFSEQLELDPRQTLDYLKAHGCRIGGITMGERGLVWYDETGTVQVMPSLAVPADKIVDTNGAGDVFHGAYIYSYLSNPEAPWADHFRFSRAASAHAIQHLGNEASLPQLEDVKAAMEMFPEAATKSA from the coding sequence ATGGAAGCCCTTTTCATCGGTCAGGCCTATATCGACATCACCTTCCTCACAGACGAGTTGCCCACCGGCGACGAAAAAACGATCGCGCAGGATTATGCCGTGAGTTTCGGCGGAAACGCGGTTACGGCGGCCTTCTGTTGCGCCCGGCTCGGGCACAAGCCGGACCTGATCTGCTCTCAGGCAAATGACTGGCTTGCCCACATGTTTTCCGACATGGCCGGCAAATACGGGATTGAGCTTCATGGTCGCAAGGTGCGGGAGTCCTCCCTCTCCTTCATCATGCCCAAGGGATCCAAGCGCGCGATCGTGCGCTGCCGGGACGATAATTTCCTTCACCCCTTCCCCCTTCTCAACCTCGATGGCTGCCGAGCGCTGCATATCGACGGGCACCTGCCCGACGCGGCGCTGCACTATGCGAAAACCTGCCGCGAGGCCGGAATCTTGACCTCCATCGATGGCGGCGCTGTGCGGCCGAACACGGATGAAGTCCTGCGCTATATCGATGTCGCGATCGTTTCGGAGCGTTTCAGTGAGCAGCTGGAGCTGGACCCTCGCCAGACACTGGACTACCTCAAGGCCCATGGCTGCCGTATCGGGGGTATCACAATGGGAGAGCGCGGCCTGGTCTGGTACGATGAAACCGGGACAGTTCAGGTGATGCCTTCGCTTGCGGTACCTGCGGACAAGATCGTAGACACCAACGGCGCGGGCGATGTGTTCCACGGCGCCTATATTTACTCGTATCTGAGCAACCCCGAAGCGCCCTGGGCAGATCACTTCCGGTTCTCAAGGGCCGCTTCGGCGCACGCGATCCAGCATCTGGGCAACGAAGCAAGCCTCCCGCAGCTTGAAGACGTTAAAGCGGCGATGGAGATGTTTCCTGAAGCCGCAACGAAGTCGGCCTGA
- the rnd gene encoding ribonuclease D, which produces MTPITTTSDLANACSRFAKFDFVTVDTEFMRESTFWPKLCLIQLAGPEDAITVDPMADGIDLTPFFDLMRDESTVKVFHAARQDIEIVYHLAGFVPQPVFDTQVAAMVCGFGDSVSYDQLVGKVTGHRIDKTHRFTDWARRPLTDKQLSYALADVTHLRDVYLFLKANLEEQNRAHWVSEEMEVLTSPETYRMAPENAWKRLKMRVRKPLELAVLMEVAAWREEEAQRRDVPRNRVLKDEAIYEIAAQQPRDASALGALRTIPRGFERSRVAEDILSAVSRALAIPKKDLPPVPRGRPQAEGSAAAVELLKVLLKLVCESHGVAAKIVATVDELEQIASDDNADVAAMKGWRGELFGQAAIKLKHGKLALAFANGRTVLLDLPEEMQVEA; this is translated from the coding sequence ATGACGCCTATCACAACGACCTCCGATCTTGCCAACGCCTGTTCCCGCTTCGCCAAATTCGATTTCGTTACAGTCGATACCGAGTTCATGCGCGAGAGTACTTTCTGGCCGAAACTGTGCCTGATTCAGCTCGCGGGTCCCGAGGATGCCATCACCGTCGACCCCATGGCCGACGGAATAGACCTGACGCCCTTCTTTGACCTGATGCGTGATGAAAGCACGGTCAAAGTGTTTCACGCGGCCCGTCAGGATATTGAAATCGTTTATCATCTCGCCGGGTTCGTGCCCCAGCCGGTCTTCGACACGCAGGTCGCGGCCATGGTCTGCGGTTTCGGCGACTCGGTTTCCTATGATCAACTCGTCGGCAAGGTGACCGGGCATCGGATCGACAAGACGCACCGCTTCACCGACTGGGCGCGTCGCCCCCTGACCGACAAACAGCTTTCCTACGCGCTGGCCGACGTCACGCACTTGCGCGACGTCTACCTGTTCCTGAAGGCTAATCTGGAAGAGCAGAACCGCGCGCACTGGGTTTCGGAGGAAATGGAGGTCCTGACCTCTCCCGAAACCTATCGTATGGCCCCGGAAAACGCCTGGAAGCGGCTCAAGATGCGTGTGCGCAAGCCGCTCGAACTTGCCGTTCTCATGGAAGTCGCAGCCTGGCGCGAGGAAGAGGCCCAGCGCCGAGATGTTCCGCGCAACCGTGTGCTGAAGGACGAGGCGATCTACGAGATCGCCGCGCAACAGCCGCGCGACGCCAGTGCGCTCGGTGCGCTTCGCACGATCCCGCGCGGCTTCGAGCGCTCACGCGTCGCGGAGGACATCCTGTCCGCCGTATCGCGTGCCCTGGCCATTCCGAAGAAGGATCTGCCCCCTGTCCCGCGAGGCCGGCCGCAGGCCGAAGGGTCGGCGGCGGCGGTCGAGCTCCTCAAGGTGCTCCTGAAGCTCGTTTGTGAATCCCATGGTGTCGCCGCGAAAATCGTCGCGACGGTGGATGAGCTTGAGCAGATCGCTTCCGACGACAATGCGGACGTGGCGGCCATGAAGGGGTGGCGCGGCGAGCTTTTCGGTCAGGCGGCAATCAAGCTGAAGCACGGCAAGCTGGCGCTCGCATTTGCCAATGGTCGAACCGTTCTCCTGGATCTGCCTGAGGAAATGCAGGTCGAGGCCTGA
- a CDS encoding ParA family protein, with product MRTILVANRKGGCGKTTVATTLAAAFVAQGNKVALADADRQKSSLKWLSLRPKDAAPIAGLNWTRDKDLGEAPKRIDMVIIDGPGALTGRHAEALIHEADEIVVPLMPSVFDTESTDSFLDKIGALKKVRKGKACIHVVANRVRLKSRALSALERHMAETGRPLMARISDRLAYPALAGEGLSVYDKDTLEFAPYRNQWHPLLLAVGE from the coding sequence ATGCGTACAATTCTGGTTGCGAACCGCAAGGGAGGTTGCGGCAAGACAACGGTTGCAACCACCCTTGCGGCCGCGTTTGTCGCTCAAGGCAACAAGGTCGCGCTCGCCGATGCGGATCGCCAGAAATCCTCCTTGAAATGGCTTTCCCTGAGACCGAAAGACGCAGCGCCGATTGCCGGGCTCAACTGGACCAGGGACAAGGATCTTGGCGAGGCCCCCAAACGCATTGACATGGTGATCATTGACGGCCCAGGCGCATTGACGGGCCGACATGCCGAGGCTCTGATCCACGAGGCGGACGAAATCGTCGTCCCGCTGATGCCGTCCGTCTTTGACACGGAATCCACCGACAGCTTTCTGGACAAGATCGGGGCCCTGAAGAAGGTGCGAAAGGGCAAGGCATGCATCCATGTCGTTGCCAATCGTGTGCGCCTGAAAAGCCGCGCTCTCAGCGCGCTTGAGAGGCATATGGCCGAGACGGGGCGTCCCCTGATGGCTCGGATATCCGATCGCCTCGCCTATCCCGCTCTCGCCGGAGAAGGGCTTTCTGTCTACGACAAGGACACTTTGGAATTCGCGCCTTACCGAAACCAGTGGCATCCCCTGTTGCTGGCGGTTGGTGAATAA
- the aspS gene encoding aspartate--tRNA ligase produces the protein MHLYRSHTCGELRDTHVEETVRLSGWVHRVRDHGGLLFIDLRDHYGLTQCVVDPDSEGFKIAETVRSEWVIRVEGKVKKRTGETINDTLPTGQIEVYIDKLDVLSAAKELPLPVFGELEYPEETRLKYRFIDLRRESLHNTIVKRSAIIAAMRRRMNEVGFTEYQTPILTASSPEGARDFLVPSRIHPGTFYALPQAPQQFKQLLMVAGFDRYFQIAPCFRDEDPRADRLPGEFYQLDLEMSFVEQEDVLTTMEPVIRGIFEDFAEGKPVTQEFPRIAYDEAIRKYGSDKPDLRNPIEMEAVTDHFANSGFKVFARMIESDPKTEVWAIPAKTGGSRAFCDRMNSWAQSTGQPGLGYIFWRKEGETLEGAGPLAKNIGPERTEAIRTQLGLEAGDAAFFVAGDPKKFADFAGAARTRVGTELNLVDEDRFALCWIVDFPMYEWDEEEKKIDFSHNPFSMPKGGLEGLEGTDPLELKAYQYDIVCNGYEIGSGAIRNHLPEVMVKAFGIAGYEEAVLQERFGGMYRAFQYGAPPHGGMAAGIDRIVMLLAGKQNLREVTVFPMNQQAQDLMMGAPSEATPKQLRELSLRLNVQE, from the coding sequence ATGCATCTCTATCGGAGCCACACCTGCGGGGAACTGCGCGATACCCACGTTGAAGAGACCGTGCGTCTGTCCGGCTGGGTTCATCGTGTGCGAGATCATGGCGGCCTGCTGTTCATCGATCTGCGCGATCACTATGGCCTAACCCAGTGTGTGGTCGATCCTGATTCCGAGGGCTTCAAGATCGCTGAAACCGTGCGGTCGGAATGGGTCATCCGCGTCGAGGGCAAGGTCAAGAAACGCACTGGCGAGACCATCAACGACACGCTGCCGACCGGGCAGATCGAGGTCTATATCGACAAGCTCGATGTCCTGAGCGCGGCCAAGGAATTGCCGCTGCCGGTCTTTGGCGAGCTCGAATACCCGGAAGAGACACGTCTCAAGTACCGCTTCATCGATCTGCGCCGCGAAAGCCTGCACAACACCATCGTGAAGCGCTCTGCCATCATCGCCGCCATGCGTCGCCGCATGAACGAGGTTGGCTTCACCGAATACCAGACGCCGATCCTGACGGCCTCTTCGCCGGAAGGCGCACGCGACTTCCTCGTGCCATCCCGCATTCATCCCGGCACCTTCTATGCGCTGCCGCAGGCGCCGCAGCAGTTCAAGCAGCTGCTGATGGTTGCCGGGTTCGACCGCTACTTCCAGATCGCGCCCTGCTTCCGCGACGAAGACCCGCGCGCCGACCGTCTGCCGGGCGAGTTCTATCAGCTCGACCTTGAAATGAGCTTCGTGGAGCAGGAAGACGTTCTGACCACCATGGAGCCCGTGATCCGCGGCATCTTCGAGGATTTCGCCGAAGGCAAGCCGGTCACGCAGGAATTCCCGCGCATCGCGTATGACGAGGCGATCCGCAAGTATGGGTCCGACAAGCCGGACCTGCGCAACCCCATCGAGATGGAAGCGGTGACCGACCATTTCGCCAATTCCGGCTTCAAGGTCTTCGCCCGCATGATCGAGAGCGACCCGAAGACCGAAGTCTGGGCGATCCCGGCCAAAACCGGCGGCAGCCGCGCCTTCTGCGACCGCATGAACTCCTGGGCTCAGTCCACCGGTCAGCCGGGACTTGGCTACATCTTCTGGCGCAAGGAAGGCGAGACGCTGGAAGGCGCCGGCCCGCTCGCCAAGAACATTGGCCCGGAGCGCACGGAAGCGATCCGCACGCAGCTTGGTCTTGAAGCTGGCGATGCCGCCTTCTTCGTGGCGGGCGATCCGAAGAAATTCGCCGATTTCGCAGGCGCGGCGCGTACCCGCGTTGGCACCGAGCTGAACCTCGTCGATGAGGACCGCTTCGCACTTTGCTGGATCGTCGACTTCCCGATGTACGAATGGGACGAGGAGGAGAAGAAGATCGACTTCTCGCACAACCCCTTCTCCATGCCCAAGGGCGGGCTTGAGGGGCTTGAGGGCACCGACCCGCTGGAACTGAAGGCCTACCAGTACGACATCGTCTGCAATGGCTACGAGATCGGCTCGGGCGCCATCCGAAACCACTTGCCGGAAGTGATGGTCAAGGCGTTCGGCATTGCCGGTTATGAAGAGGCCGTTCTTCAGGAGCGTTTCGGTGGCATGTACCGCGCATTCCAGTATGGCGCGCCCCCGCATGGTGGCATGGCCGCGGGTATCGACCGCATCGTGATGCTGCTTGCTGGCAAGCAGAACCTGCGCGAGGTCACGGTCTTCCCGATGAACCAGCAGGCGCAGGACCTGATGATGGGAGCACCGTCCGAGGCGACGCCCAAGCAGCTGCGCGAACTCAGTCTGCGCCTGAACGTTCAGGAATAG
- a CDS encoding glycosyltransferase family 4 protein has translation MRVAICLPRKMHFGAEGATAIDLCVRDAAAHSALKDDTIVFGEAIDAPFPDIDYRGVPRGNSTAQRSYATALADAMAAVDPDLIVVHQHVPSATAIRIKAAGIPVLLYRHNLTPAPASFFPRWMKTRQLSAFAGVVVVSDFLRERFAADFPKLEKKVWRVHNGLDYSGWNPATEREKTVLFVGRAVAAKGGLEAAAAIAAVLSERPDWRAQFILSRLDDDDAYFQHIIDLLAPLGERVIIETDRPHSHVQQAYERAAIALVPSIFEEPFGRTAIEAYAGGAALITSGRGGLREICEGVGEIVDPEDAAAFSSALMSLIDNPDKRADIAARGKARGRAQFDVTVSARKLDSVYEQCISRK, from the coding sequence ATGCGCGTCGCCATTTGCCTTCCACGAAAGATGCATTTCGGCGCCGAAGGCGCGACTGCCATAGATCTGTGTGTGCGCGATGCTGCCGCACATTCCGCCCTGAAGGACGACACCATCGTCTTCGGCGAAGCGATTGACGCGCCTTTCCCCGACATCGATTACCGCGGTGTCCCGCGGGGCAATTCCACGGCGCAGCGCTCCTATGCAACCGCACTTGCAGATGCTATGGCTGCTGTCGATCCGGACCTGATCGTCGTTCACCAGCATGTGCCGTCGGCGACCGCCATCCGCATCAAGGCGGCGGGCATTCCAGTTCTGCTCTATCGGCACAATCTGACCCCCGCCCCCGCATCTTTTTTTCCCCGCTGGATGAAAACCCGCCAATTGTCCGCCTTTGCCGGCGTTGTCGTGGTGTCCGACTTCCTGCGCGAACGGTTCGCGGCAGATTTCCCCAAGCTGGAAAAGAAAGTCTGGCGCGTCCACAACGGGCTCGATTACTCCGGCTGGAACCCGGCAACCGAGCGCGAGAAGACCGTGCTTTTCGTCGGACGCGCCGTCGCAGCCAAGGGGGGGCTCGAAGCGGCAGCCGCCATTGCCGCCGTTCTTTCGGAGCGGCCTGACTGGCGGGCACAGTTCATCCTGTCGCGACTTGATGACGACGACGCCTATTTTCAGCACATCATTGACCTGCTCGCGCCGCTTGGGGAGCGCGTGATCATTGAGACAGACCGTCCACATAGCCACGTGCAGCAGGCTTACGAGCGCGCGGCCATCGCGCTGGTGCCATCGATCTTCGAGGAGCCGTTCGGGCGCACCGCAATTGAAGCCTATGCGGGGGGGGCTGCGCTCATAACTTCTGGTCGCGGGGGCCTGCGCGAGATCTGCGAAGGCGTGGGCGAGATCGTCGACCCGGAAGATGCCGCAGCGTTCTCGTCTGCGCTCATGTCACTCATCGACAATCCCGACAAGCGCGCCGACATTGCCGCACGCGGAAAGGCACGTGGTCGCGCCCAATTTGATGTTACGGTCTCGGCCCGCAAGCTCGATTCCGTTTATGAGCAGTGCATCTCGAGGAAATAA
- a CDS encoding glycosyltransferase, which translates to MPLSQTIGVMICTARRPNMLRRCIDSILAQELPEGWTLEVCVVENDVEPLSRDVARVSGELGIYPVHYYQEPRRGIPIARNRTLKAGIERGYGWIALIDDDEVARPDWLAKLIEAAERHQADVVSGPVVRNYEQMPPDWWKTLKPAATEEGTALDEAPTNNTLLRATLIRPDASALTFDERLTFGYEDIDFFRRAHAKGHRIVWMPDAIVEEEIPASRVEPERLIARIQMQATSLTYATILRQGFGKAFTRFAPKAARRIISGALMILIGRLMGLFSKNKGRKTYYRARLKLARGIGNMRGLFRSFSDYYNRIDGN; encoded by the coding sequence ATGCCCCTATCCCAGACGATCGGCGTGATGATCTGCACCGCGCGCCGCCCCAACATGCTCCGGCGTTGCATCGATTCCATTCTCGCGCAAGAGCTTCCAGAGGGCTGGACGCTTGAGGTCTGCGTCGTGGAAAACGACGTGGAGCCACTGTCTCGCGACGTGGCGCGGGTATCGGGAGAGCTTGGCATCTACCCGGTCCACTATTATCAGGAGCCGCGGCGCGGGATTCCAATTGCCCGCAACCGCACACTCAAGGCTGGCATTGAGCGCGGTTACGGCTGGATTGCGCTGATTGATGACGACGAGGTGGCGCGGCCGGACTGGCTCGCAAAGCTCATAGAGGCGGCGGAACGCCATCAAGCAGATGTGGTGAGCGGCCCGGTCGTGCGTAATTACGAGCAGATGCCGCCGGACTGGTGGAAGACATTGAAGCCCGCCGCGACAGAAGAAGGCACGGCGCTTGACGAGGCGCCGACCAACAACACCCTTCTGAGGGCCACCCTGATCCGCCCGGACGCCTCCGCGCTCACCTTCGACGAGCGGCTGACATTCGGCTACGAGGATATCGATTTCTTCCGCCGCGCCCATGCGAAGGGCCATCGCATCGTGTGGATGCCCGACGCCATCGTGGAGGAAGAAATCCCGGCCTCACGCGTGGAGCCGGAACGCCTCATCGCACGTATCCAGATGCAGGCCACCAGCCTCACCTATGCGACCATCCTGCGGCAGGGGTTCGGCAAGGCATTCACCCGTTTTGCCCCCAAGGCGGCGCGCCGGATCATCTCCGGTGCGCTGATGATCCTCATCGGGCGTCTTATGGGACTTTTCTCCAAGAACAAGGGCCGCAAGACCTATTATCGCGCGCGCCTGAAGCTTGCGCGCGGCATCGGGAACATGCGCGGCCTGTTCCGCTCCTTCAGCGACTATTACAACCGCATCGACGGCAATTGA
- a CDS encoding glycosyltransferase, with amino-acid sequence MRLIHIHLGIKGGAERFFVALVNGLAARGVEQQALLFPDRVWRDEIEDVCKIHEMTFSRSHISRFFTNRKIAKIIDEFRADAIVSWMPQASRWIPARNDLLRAARLGDYPEKLDYFENCDLLICNTPDIARHCADIGWKRDLKVISNFTETKPVPALDRKLLDTPEDAFVVLGMGRFVDRKGFDTLIRAVARLDGAYLWLLGDGEEEGNLRRIAAETGLSDRLRFGGWVKDPGAHLAACDAFCIPSTHEPLGNVVLEAWAAERPVVSTTSEGPTWLIEDGVQGLLAPIGDDEALANCLARVRGEQGLGAAMVAAGAAKLKAEFSKDVIAERYIDTLFGSRKAK; translated from the coding sequence TTGCGACTGATCCATATTCATCTCGGTATCAAGGGCGGCGCGGAGCGATTCTTCGTTGCACTGGTCAACGGTCTTGCCGCGCGCGGTGTGGAACAACAGGCCCTGCTTTTTCCGGACCGGGTCTGGCGCGACGAGATCGAGGATGTGTGCAAGATCCACGAGATGACGTTCAGCCGTTCACATATCTCGCGCTTTTTTACCAACCGAAAGATCGCGAAGATCATCGATGAATTCCGGGCCGACGCCATCGTCTCCTGGATGCCGCAGGCGAGCCGCTGGATTCCGGCGCGCAACGACCTCCTGCGCGCTGCCCGCCTCGGCGACTACCCGGAAAAGCTCGACTATTTCGAGAATTGCGACCTCCTGATCTGCAACACACCCGATATCGCCCGCCATTGTGCGGATATCGGCTGGAAGCGGGATCTGAAGGTCATCTCCAATTTCACCGAGACCAAGCCCGTTCCCGCGCTTGACCGCAAGCTGCTCGACACGCCGGAGGATGCCTTTGTCGTTCTCGGCATGGGCCGTTTCGTGGACCGTAAAGGTTTCGATACGCTGATCCGCGCTGTCGCGCGTCTTGACGGGGCCTATCTCTGGCTTCTGGGCGATGGCGAGGAGGAAGGGAACCTGCGCCGCATCGCAGCCGAGACAGGTCTGAGTGACCGCCTGCGCTTCGGCGGATGGGTCAAGGACCCTGGCGCACATCTGGCGGCCTGCGACGCCTTCTGCATTCCCTCCACCCACGAGCCTCTGGGCAATGTGGTTTTGGAGGCTTGGGCCGCGGAGCGCCCGGTCGTCTCCACGACGAGCGAAGGCCCGACTTGGCTGATCGAAGACGGCGTACAGGGCCTTCTCGCCCCGATCGGAGATGACGAGGCGCTTGCCAACTGCCTCGCCCGCGTTAGGGGCGAACAGGGGCTCGGCGCGGCGATGGTTGCGGCTGGAGCTGCCAAGCTAAAGGCAGAATTCTCCAAGGACGTGATCGCAGAACGATACATCGATACCCTGTTCGGTTCCCGAAAAGCGAAATGA
- a CDS encoding glycosyltransferase family 2 protein gives MTTMTEQLQDMFETLPDVDMTGVSGPVALCLCYNEALRLPDFLAHHRAIGVERFLIIDNGSDDGSFQYLQEQPDVHVFRSLKSYRDYKAVWRKTLADTYLAGFWVLFVDIDELLVYPGWPEKRLADFVQSVEDDEGADAVFCTMVDTYSSEPNPPRYEAGQSMIAHSACFDGSGYWRMPIPLKDLRRWPTPPFHIFGGARMRLLRTNTSLSQRLALGIMERLMPLRSNWLPTGLSLRLLYALFRQIKRYLPQNPEVMSKVAFLKWDRSCQFREGVHSLRTPKKLSARWASLLHFKHLGDLEEKVEANIARAQHSNGGFFYQEYRTNLDRLSQGMGYSKTRHFRSTADLIDAGLMRDRI, from the coding sequence ATGACCACCATGACCGAACAGCTTCAGGACATGTTCGAAACGCTCCCGGACGTGGACATGACCGGTGTGAGCGGACCGGTTGCCCTTTGCCTTTGCTATAACGAAGCCCTTCGTTTGCCCGACTTTCTTGCCCATCATCGGGCTATCGGGGTCGAGCGGTTCCTCATCATCGACAACGGCTCAGATGACGGCTCCTTCCAATACTTGCAAGAACAGCCGGATGTTCATGTCTTTCGGTCGCTGAAGTCCTACAGGGACTACAAAGCCGTCTGGCGCAAGACGCTGGCCGACACCTATCTCGCCGGTTTCTGGGTGCTTTTCGTCGATATCGATGAGTTGCTCGTCTATCCCGGCTGGCCGGAGAAACGCCTCGCCGATTTCGTTCAAAGCGTCGAGGACGACGAGGGTGCAGATGCGGTGTTCTGCACGATGGTCGACACCTATTCGAGCGAGCCGAACCCGCCGCGTTACGAGGCCGGTCAGTCGATGATCGCCCATAGCGCCTGTTTCGATGGCTCCGGCTACTGGCGCATGCCGATCCCGCTCAAGGACCTTCGCCGCTGGCCGACCCCGCCCTTCCACATCTTCGGTGGCGCACGCATGCGCCTTCTTCGCACGAATACGTCCCTTTCCCAAAGGCTTGCCCTCGGCATCATGGAGCGTCTTATGCCGCTTCGCTCAAACTGGTTGCCGACCGGCCTTTCTTTACGCCTGCTCTATGCCCTCTTCCGCCAGATCAAGCGGTACCTGCCTCAGAATCCGGAGGTGATGAGCAAGGTCGCGTTTCTCAAATGGGACAGGTCGTGTCAGTTCCGCGAGGGTGTACATTCATTACGCACGCCCAAGAAGCTGAGCGCGCGTTGGGCAAGCCTCCTCCATTTCAAGCATCTAGGCGATCTGGAAGAAAAGGTTGAAGCCAATATCGCCCGCGCTCAGCACTCAAATGGCGGCTTCTTCTACCAGGAATATCGCACCAATCTGGACCGGCTCTCACAAGGGATGGGGTATTCCAAGACGCGGCATTTCCGCTCCACGGCGGACCTGATCGACGCCGGTCTCATGAGAGACCGCATTTAG